The Methanocaldococcus jannaschii DSM 2661 genome has a segment encoding these proteins:
- a CDS encoding DUF3236 domain-containing protein has product MEEIIKKAFIESINNIRRGDKEEELKKIQEKIVNAKKIVVATNNQKKFKVIRDIMLRVCNAEIKMLDIDTRFADLTRMPALTKGLIALDIEKADLYIARGRLGAPGSGSMLVILDEKGRVLTASLSPSSVIHKEDIEERIKKELIEALSRIGISI; this is encoded by the coding sequence ATGGAGGAAATTATTAAAAAAGCTTTTATTGAATCAATTAATAATATTAGGAGAGGGGATAAAGAGGAAGAACTAAAAAAAATTCAAGAAAAGATAGTCAATGCCAAAAAGATTGTTGTTGCTACAAACAATCAAAAGAAATTTAAAGTAATAAGAGATATTATGTTAAGGGTTTGTAATGCAGAGATAAAAATGCTCGATATAGATACAAGGTTCGCTGATTTAACAAGAATGCCAGCATTAACTAAAGGATTAATAGCTTTGGATATTGAAAAAGCTGATTTATACATTGCGAGGGGAAGATTGGGAGCTCCAGGTTCTGGTTCAATGCTTGTAATATTGGATGAGAAAGGGAGAGTTTTAACTGCCTCTTTATCACCTTCATCAGTTATTCATAAAGAAGATATAGAGGAGAGAATAAAGAAAGAGTTAATTGAAGCATTAAGTAGAATTGGAATTTCCATTTAA
- a CDS encoding SAM-dependent methyltransferase HcgC family protein: protein MKYGITEMVKTIDTKTRVVDVTNEIAKKKYQAIRDFLEGEEFKEVVIFGVYLWGNYTAQMLSKYADKVYLVDIHEFMKGFVPNNNSIKFLNLNEFKLKFIRGEVNPDLIVDLTGLGGIEPEFLAKFNPKVFIVEDPKGVFDVDIYEADNTYKRTAPFIEKAKVGVLKTYRKARVSKTSGTMTLTIDTIVDASREITSLDGVLYAIPNLRYYEGILFHENDIHKFLSEISQPAITISTLNDVLDEAEEILSNNINLIYSFVEEL, encoded by the coding sequence ATGAAGTATGGAATAACTGAGATGGTAAAAACAATTGACACAAAAACAAGAGTTGTTGATGTGACAAATGAGATAGCAAAGAAAAAATATCAAGCAATTAGGGATTTCTTAGAGGGAGAGGAGTTTAAAGAAGTTGTAATATTTGGGGTCTATTTATGGGGAAATTACACTGCCCAAATGCTTTCAAAATATGCTGATAAAGTTTATTTAGTTGATATACATGAATTTATGAAAGGATTTGTTCCAAACAACAACAGTATAAAATTCTTAAATTTAAATGAGTTTAAACTAAAATTTATAAGAGGAGAAGTAAATCCTGATTTAATTGTTGATTTAACAGGACTGGGAGGAATTGAGCCTGAATTTTTAGCTAAATTTAATCCAAAGGTTTTTATTGTTGAAGACCCTAAGGGGGTTTTTGATGTTGATATTTATGAGGCAGACAATACATATAAGAGAACAGCTCCATTCATTGAAAAAGCAAAGGTAGGGGTTTTAAAAACCTATAGAAAGGCAAGAGTCTCAAAAACCTCTGGGACTATGACATTAACAATTGACACAATAGTTGATGCTTCAAGGGAGATAACAAGTTTGGACGGAGTTTTATATGCTATTCCAAACTTAAGATATTATGAAGGAATTTTATTCCACGAAAATGATATTCACAAATTTTTATCAGAGATTTCACAACCTGCTATCACAATAAGCACATTAAACGATGTATTAGATGAAGCTGAAGAGATACTCTCAAATAACATTAATCTCATCTATTCTTTTGTTGAGGAGCTTTAA
- the mdhB gene encoding L-2-hydroxycarboxylate dehydrogenase yields MKVTIIGASGRVGSATALLLAKEPFMKDLVLIGREHSINKLEGLREDIYDALAGTRSDANIYVESDENLRIIDESDVVIITSGVPRKEGMSRMDLAKTNAKIVGKYAKKIAEICDTKIFVITNPVDVMTYKALVDSKFERNQVFGLGTHLDSLRFKVAIAKFFGVHIDEVRTRIIGEHGDSMVPLLSATSIGGIPIQKFERFKELPIDEIIEDVKTKGEQIIRLKGGSEFGPAAAILNVVRCIVNNEKRLLTLSAYVDGEFDGIRDVCIGVPVKIGRDGIEEVVSIELDKDEIIAFRKSAEIIKKYCEEVKNL; encoded by the coding sequence ATGAAAGTTACAATTATAGGAGCTTCTGGTAGAGTTGGGAGTGCAACAGCCTTATTATTAGCTAAAGAACCTTTTATGAAGGATTTGGTGTTAATTGGAAGAGAACATTCAATAAATAAATTGGAAGGATTGAGAGAAGACATCTACGATGCCTTAGCTGGGACAAGAAGTGATGCAAATATATACGTTGAGAGTGATGAAAATCTAAGGATAATTGATGAAAGTGATGTTGTTATAATAACAAGCGGTGTTCCAAGAAAAGAGGGAATGAGTAGGATGGATTTGGCAAAAACAAATGCAAAAATTGTTGGGAAGTATGCTAAAAAAATAGCTGAAATCTGCGATACAAAAATATTTGTTATAACAAACCCTGTGGATGTGATGACTTATAAAGCTCTGGTAGATTCAAAATTTGAAAGAAATCAAGTTTTTGGATTAGGGACTCATTTAGATTCTTTGAGGTTTAAGGTTGCTATTGCTAAGTTTTTCGGTGTTCATATTGATGAAGTTAGGACGAGAATTATTGGAGAGCATGGGGACAGCATGGTTCCATTGTTAAGTGCTACCTCTATCGGAGGAATTCCTATTCAAAAATTTGAAAGATTTAAGGAACTGCCAATAGATGAGATTATAGAGGATGTTAAAACAAAAGGAGAGCAGATTATTAGATTGAAAGGAGGTTCTGAGTTTGGTCCAGCAGCAGCCATTTTAAATGTTGTTAGGTGTATTGTGAATAATGAGAAAAGATTGCTAACTTTATCCGCTTACGTAGATGGAGAGTTTGATGGAATTAGAGATGTGTGTATTGGAGTTCCAGTAAAGATTGGAAGAGATGGGATAGAAGAGGTTGTATCAATTGAATTGGATAAAGATGAGATAATTGCATTTAGAAAATCTGCTGAAATCATTAAAAAATACTGTGAAGAAGTTAAAAACTTATAA
- a CDS encoding DUF2120 family protein, whose translation MWKVNIGRLMHALNAFKGSKPLFETDEMLMVKGVCRDEEVEKYGSIKDYLVKKLEKEGFEIVEDIKEIDKFVSRINEILKENPLYPDTFGFERMKESFEMIGCECDYVIAKKRNIMVGVCMYFDKKMKNPKFVEVVGVLLPS comes from the coding sequence ATGTGGAAAGTTAATATTGGTAGATTGATGCATGCTTTAAATGCTTTTAAGGGTTCTAAGCCGTTATTTGAGACGGATGAGATGTTAATGGTTAAAGGAGTTTGTAGGGATGAAGAAGTTGAGAAATATGGTAGTATTAAAGATTATTTAGTTAAAAAATTGGAAAAGGAGGGTTTTGAGATTGTAGAAGATATTAAAGAGATAGATAAGTTTGTTAGTAGAATAAACGAGATTTTAAAAGAAAATCCTCTTTATCCAGATACATTTGGTTTTGAAAGGATGAAAGAGAGTTTTGAGATGATTGGGTGTGAGTGCGACTATGTTATAGCTAAAAAAAGAAATATAATGGTAGGAGTTTGTATGTATTTTGATAAAAAAATGAAGAATCCAAAATTTGTTGAAGTTGTTGGTGTTTTATTACCTTCTTAA
- the nadC gene encoding carboxylating nicotinate-nucleotide diphosphorylase gives MLKDYALKILKKSLEYDVGFGDITTNSIIPEGVKAKGVIKAKEKCIVCGIDFIVAFFEEYGIKCKKLFNDGEEAYGNILEFEGDARTILMLERTALNLLMHLSGIATMTNRIVKKAKSVNKNVRVACTRKTLPLLSPLQKYAVYIGGGDTHRFRLDDCVLIKDNHIAIVGVKEAIRRAKENVSFTKKIEVEVSNLKELREALEERADIIMLDNFKPEEIEEALKIIDEFERKTNFKPIIEVSGGIKEDNILEYAKYNVDVISMGALTHSVKSVDMSLDIVRYQ, from the coding sequence ATGCTCAAAGATTATGCTCTTAAAATACTAAAAAAATCTTTGGAATACGATGTTGGATTTGGAGATATAACAACAAACTCCATCATTCCAGAAGGTGTAAAGGCTAAGGGTGTTATTAAAGCTAAAGAAAAATGTATAGTTTGTGGGATTGATTTTATCGTTGCATTTTTTGAAGAATACGGTATAAAATGTAAAAAATTATTTAATGATGGAGAAGAAGCTTATGGAAACATATTAGAGTTTGAAGGGGATGCAAGAACCATTTTAATGCTTGAAAGAACCGCCTTAAATCTACTTATGCACCTCTCCGGAATAGCCACTATGACAAACAGAATAGTTAAAAAAGCTAAATCAGTAAATAAAAACGTCAGGGTGGCCTGCACAAGAAAAACTCTTCCTTTATTATCTCCACTACAAAAATATGCAGTATATATTGGTGGTGGAGACACACATAGATTTAGGTTAGATGACTGTGTTTTAATTAAAGATAATCATATAGCAATTGTTGGTGTGAAAGAAGCTATAAGAAGGGCTAAGGAAAATGTTAGCTTTACAAAAAAGATTGAAGTTGAGGTTAGTAACTTGAAAGAGTTGAGAGAAGCTTTAGAGGAGAGGGCAGATATAATAATGCTTGACAACTTCAAACCAGAAGAGATAGAGGAAGCTTTAAAGATAATTGATGAATTTGAAAGAAAAACCAATTTTAAGCCAATAATTGAAGTTAGCGGTGGAATAAAAGAAGATAATATTTTAGAATATGCAAAATACAATGTTGATGTTATATCAATGGGAGCTTTAACTCATTCTGTAAAGAGTGTTGATATGAGTTTGGATATAGTTAGGTATCAATAA
- a CDS encoding Rpp14/Pop5 family protein yields MLKTLPPTLREKKRYIAFKILYDEELKEGEVVNLIRKAVLEYYGSWGTSKANPWLVYYDFPYGILRCQRDNVDYVKASLILIREFKEKPVNIICLGVSGTIRKAKIKFLGIKKPKRWFVIRRERLKAKKQK; encoded by the coding sequence ATGCTTAAAACACTACCACCAACTTTAAGGGAGAAAAAGAGATATATTGCATTTAAAATATTATACGATGAGGAGTTAAAAGAGGGAGAGGTTGTTAATTTAATTAGAAAAGCTGTTTTAGAATATTATGGCTCTTGGGGAACATCCAAGGCAAATCCATGGCTTGTTTATTATGATTTTCCTTATGGTATTTTGAGATGTCAAAGGGATAATGTTGATTATGTAAAAGCCTCTTTAATTTTGATTAGGGAATTTAAAGAAAAGCCAGTAAATATTATCTGCTTAGGAGTTTCCGGGACAATAAGAAAGGCAAAAATAAAATTTTTAGGAATAAAAAAACCAAAGAGATGGTTTGTAATTAGAAGAGAAAGGTTGAAAGCTAAAAAACAAAAATAA
- the selB gene encoding selenocysteine-specific translation elongation factor, whose protein sequence is MKNVNVGLFGHIDHGKTQLAKQLTEIASTSALDKPKESQKRGITIDLGFSSFTLDRYRITLVDAPGHSELIRTAIGAGNIIDAALLVVDAKEGPKTQTGEHLLVLDLLNIPTIVVINKIDIANDEEIKRTEMFMKQILNSTINLKNSKIIKISAKTGEGIGELKKELKNLLDSLDIKRDINSYLKMPIDHAFKIKGVGTVVTGTIHKGKVEVGDNLRILPINHEVKVKSIQCFKQDVSIAYAGDRVGMALMGVEPESLFRGCILTSEDTKLKVVDKFIAKVKILELFKYNLAPKMKVHINIGLLTVPATIIPYKIEKINDKEEPIILEEIKGGDSCYCIFKLEERVVVDEGDKILIMRLDLPPTTLRICGFGEVIDFGEVEVKKIVVKEGKVVKKKDKIYIEGLASSKTAGEKLIGGKVYIPDKNIWGVIKGTFGTKGALIAEFDEEVNGGEKVVLKRVRKWG, encoded by the coding sequence ATGAAAAATGTAAATGTTGGTTTGTTTGGGCATATTGACCATGGAAAAACACAACTGGCAAAGCAACTGACTGAAATAGCTTCAACCTCTGCCTTAGATAAACCAAAAGAATCCCAAAAGAGAGGAATAACCATTGATTTGGGATTCTCTTCCTTCACATTGGATAGATATAGGATTACCTTAGTCGATGCCCCTGGACATTCTGAGTTGATAAGAACAGCTATTGGGGCAGGAAATATAATTGATGCCGCTTTATTAGTTGTAGATGCCAAAGAAGGGCCAAAGACACAAACAGGAGAGCATCTGTTAGTTTTAGATTTATTAAACATCCCTACGATTGTTGTTATAAATAAGATAGACATTGCAAATGATGAAGAGATTAAAAGAACTGAAATGTTTATGAAACAAATACTAAACTCAACAATAAATTTAAAAAACTCTAAGATTATTAAAATCTCAGCAAAAACTGGAGAGGGAATAGGGGAATTAAAAAAAGAGCTTAAAAATCTGTTAGACAGCTTAGATATTAAGAGAGATATAAATAGCTATCTAAAAATGCCTATTGACCATGCATTTAAAATAAAAGGGGTTGGAACAGTTGTAACAGGAACGATTCATAAGGGAAAGGTGGAGGTTGGAGATAATCTTAGGATTTTACCAATAAATCATGAAGTTAAGGTTAAAAGCATACAGTGCTTTAAACAGGATGTCTCTATAGCTTATGCAGGAGATAGGGTTGGAATGGCGTTAATGGGTGTAGAACCAGAGAGTTTATTTAGAGGTTGCATATTAACTTCAGAGGATACAAAATTAAAGGTAGTAGATAAGTTTATAGCAAAAGTAAAGATTCTTGAGTTGTTTAAATATAACTTAGCTCCAAAGATGAAGGTTCATATAAACATTGGGCTTTTAACAGTCCCAGCCACAATAATTCCATATAAAATAGAGAAGATTAATGACAAAGAGGAACCAATAATACTGGAAGAAATTAAAGGGGGAGATTCTTGCTACTGTATCTTTAAGTTAGAGGAAAGAGTTGTTGTTGATGAAGGAGATAAGATTTTAATAATGAGGTTGGATTTGCCGCCAACAACTTTAAGGATTTGTGGATTTGGGGAGGTTATTGATTTTGGAGAAGTAGAGGTTAAAAAGATTGTTGTAAAAGAGGGAAAGGTTGTTAAAAAGAAAGATAAAATCTATATTGAGGGATTAGCATCTTCTAAAACAGCTGGAGAAAAACTTATTGGGGGGAAAGTTTATATCCCTGATAAGAATATATGGGGAGTTATTAAGGGGACGTTTGGAACTAAAGGGGCTTTAATTGCTGAGTTTGATGAGGAAGTTAATGGAGGAGAAAAAGTTGTATTAAAAAGAGTAAGAAAATGGGGATAA
- the hjc gene encoding Holliday junction resolvase Hjc: MRHKYRKGSSFERELKRLLEKEGFAVIRSAGSKGVDLIAGRKGEVLIFECKTSSKTKFYINKEDIEKLISFSEIFGGKPYLAIKFNGEMLFINPFLLSTNGKNYVIDERIKAIAIDFYEVIGRGKQLKIDDLI; this comes from the coding sequence ATGAGGCATAAATATAGAAAAGGAAGTTCATTTGAAAGAGAATTAAAAAGACTTTTAGAAAAGGAGGGATTTGCTGTAATTAGGAGTGCAGGAAGTAAAGGAGTTGATTTAATAGCTGGGAGAAAAGGAGAGGTTTTAATATTTGAGTGTAAGACTTCTTCAAAAACCAAATTCTATATAAATAAGGAGGACATTGAAAAACTTATAAGCTTTTCTGAAATATTTGGAGGAAAACCTTATTTAGCTATAAAGTTTAATGGAGAAATGCTATTTATAAATCCTTTTCTTTTATCAACTAATGGCAAAAACTATGTTATCGATGAAAGGATAAAAGCTATAGCTATTGATTTTTATGAAGTTATAGGTAGAGGAAAACAGTTAAAAATAGATGATTTAATCTAA
- a CDS encoding methanogenesis marker 6 protein, with amino-acid sequence MKKTKVIVLAENALTTPGKLVRYINTLNQPVIVKETCFGAYIEGEEELVDKLAQEIRNYERNRIFCKDRGYAIWDKRRCRAFRGGGPREGFHQLEAEQAVLDKIGLALDKIDKEGIKPMEEVLAKENELIKRETKIPVEEFKNIIEKVLGSKNEA; translated from the coding sequence ATGAAAAAGACAAAGGTTATTGTTTTAGCTGAAAATGCCCTAACAACTCCAGGTAAGTTAGTGAGATATATAAATACATTAAATCAGCCAGTTATTGTAAAAGAGACATGTTTTGGAGCATACATTGAGGGAGAGGAAGAGTTAGTGGATAAATTAGCTCAAGAAATTAGAAATTATGAGAGAAATAGAATATTTTGTAAGGACAGAGGATATGCTATTTGGGATAAGAGGAGATGTAGGGCATTTAGAGGAGGAGGACCAAGAGAGGGTTTCCACCAATTAGAGGCTGAGCAAGCGGTTTTAGACAAAATTGGTTTAGCATTAGATAAAATTGATAAGGAAGGAATAAAACCAATGGAAGAAGTTTTAGCTAAAGAAAATGAGTTGATAAAGAGAGAAACTAAAATACCTGTAGAGGAGTTTAAAAATATTATTGAGAAAGTATTAGGGAGCAAAAATGAGGCATAA
- the leuC gene encoding isopropylmalate/citramalate isomerase large subunit, which translates to MGMTIVEKILAKASGKKEVSPGDIVMANIDVAMVHDITGPLTVNTLKEYGIEKVWNPEKIVILFDHQVPADSIKAAENHILMRKFVKEQGIKYFYDIREGVCHQVLPEKGHVAPGEVVVGADSHTCTHGAFGAFATGIGSTDMAHVFATGKLWFKVPETIYFNITGDLQPYVTSKDVILSIIGEVGVDGATYKACQFGGETVKKMSIASRMTMTNMAIEMGGKTGIIEPDEKTIQYVKEAMKKHGTERPFEVIKGDEDAEFAEVYEIEADKIEPVFACPHNVDNVKQAREVAGKPIDQVFIGSCTNGRLEDLRMAIKIIEKHGGIADDVRVVVTPASREEYLKALKEGIIEKFLKYGCVVTNPSCSACMGSLYGVLGPGEVCVSTSNRNFRGRQGSLEAEIYLASPITAAACAVKGELVDPRDL; encoded by the coding sequence ATGGGAATGACAATTGTAGAGAAGATATTAGCAAAGGCGTCTGGAAAGAAGGAAGTTAGTCCTGGAGATATAGTGATGGCAAACATTGATGTAGCAATGGTTCATGATATTACAGGGCCTTTAACAGTCAATACATTAAAGGAGTATGGAATTGAAAAAGTTTGGAATCCAGAAAAGATAGTTATTTTATTTGACCACCAAGTTCCTGCTGATAGTATAAAAGCGGCTGAAAACCATATATTAATGAGAAAGTTCGTAAAAGAACAGGGTATTAAATACTTCTACGATATTAGAGAGGGAGTTTGTCACCAAGTTTTACCAGAGAAAGGACATGTAGCTCCAGGAGAGGTAGTTGTTGGAGCTGATTCACACACATGCACACATGGAGCTTTTGGTGCTTTTGCTACCGGTATAGGTTCAACTGACATGGCTCACGTATTTGCAACAGGTAAATTGTGGTTTAAAGTTCCAGAAACAATATACTTCAACATTACTGGAGATTTACAACCTTACGTTACTTCAAAGGATGTTATTCTAAGCATTATAGGAGAAGTTGGTGTTGATGGGGCTACATATAAAGCATGCCAGTTTGGTGGAGAAACCGTTAAAAAGATGTCCATAGCATCAAGAATGACAATGACAAACATGGCTATTGAGATGGGGGGAAAAACAGGAATTATAGAGCCAGATGAGAAAACCATCCAATATGTAAAAGAGGCTATGAAGAAACATGGAACTGAGAGACCATTTGAGGTAATAAAAGGAGATGAAGATGCTGAATTTGCAGAGGTTTATGAAATTGAGGCAGATAAAATAGAGCCAGTATTTGCATGCCCACACAATGTAGATAATGTTAAACAGGCGAGAGAAGTGGCTGGAAAGCCTATAGACCAGGTGTTTATTGGTTCATGTACGAACGGAAGATTGGAAGATTTAAGAATGGCTATTAAGATTATTGAGAAGCATGGTGGAATTGCTGATGATGTTAGGGTTGTTGTAACTCCAGCTTCAAGGGAAGAGTATCTAAAAGCATTAAAAGAGGGAATAATTGAGAAATTCTTAAAGTATGGATGTGTTGTTACAAATCCTTCATGCTCTGCTTGTATGGGTTCATTGTATGGTGTTTTAGGTCCTGGAGAGGTCTGTGTCTCAACCTCAAACAGAAACTTCAGAGGAAGGCAGGGTTCATTAGAAGCAGAGATTTATTTAGCATCACCAATAACTGCTGCTGCATGTGCTGTTAAAGGAGAACTTGTTGACCCAAGGGATTTATAA
- a CDS encoding Rossmann-like domain-containing protein: MIIEEIKERALNLLSEKEEDFKVIDFSFALPYSYVLIESNGKKALGVAMTLLEEYRGHGNRKDLNINKNLEEFINMADSFDIVERTLGVAAINAVSQYYFNFEANGKDAAELVLNRDDIKKIAFVGNMIPVVNMLKKSEKFDIYVFERSPSLLMDGVLSDAFEYRLLPEMDAVFISGTTLLNDTLDFVLDRAKNAKLKILVGPTAQSLPELFKGFGITHIASTKIIDVDKALLYLKFASSSMLFKGASKKYTMEVE; the protein is encoded by the coding sequence ATGATAATAGAAGAGATAAAAGAGAGAGCTTTAAATCTGCTAAGTGAGAAAGAAGAAGATTTTAAAGTTATTGATTTCTCCTTTGCCTTGCCTTATAGCTATGTATTAATTGAAAGCAATGGCAAAAAAGCTTTGGGAGTGGCAATGACGTTATTGGAGGAATATAGAGGGCATGGAAATAGGAAAGATTTAAATATAAATAAAAATTTGGAAGAGTTTATAAACATGGCAGATAGTTTTGATATTGTTGAAAGAACTTTGGGAGTTGCAGCTATCAATGCAGTATCTCAATACTATTTTAACTTTGAAGCTAATGGAAAAGATGCCGCTGAGTTAGTTTTAAATAGAGACGATATTAAAAAAATAGCTTTCGTTGGAAATATGATTCCAGTTGTTAATATGCTGAAAAAATCTGAAAAATTTGATATCTATGTGTTTGAGAGAAGTCCTTCACTATTGATGGATGGAGTTTTAAGCGATGCCTTTGAATATAGGTTATTGCCAGAGATGGATGCCGTATTTATCAGCGGAACTACTCTGCTAAATGATACATTGGATTTTGTTTTAGATAGGGCTAAAAATGCCAAGTTAAAGATTTTAGTAGGACCTACAGCTCAATCTTTGCCAGAGCTATTTAAAGGATTTGGCATAACACATATAGCATCAACAAAGATTATAGATGTTGATAAAGCTCTCCTATATTTAAAATTTGCCTCTTCTTCAATGCTATTCAAGGGAGCATCAAAGAAATACACTATGGAGGTAGAATAA
- a CDS encoding DUF2119 domain-containing protein: MEIFEFKGNGVKKLFIGGLHGNEGKFTEIILKDFVNSLKECNYIGDIVVIPKLVENSKYISTLSEKYYESDEGKTLINIIKKYKPKVYFELHAYKKENYKKLTSNNRKKVPPLIDIGNNVLIASISPILRKRFSKEDFCMTIEIPSWKVYEVKDEILKILKIGAESLRREEIIEKLKKIYPEHIEKAEYFSKKYNLMLF, encoded by the coding sequence ATGGAAATCTTTGAATTTAAAGGTAATGGCGTAAAAAAGCTGTTTATTGGAGGTTTGCATGGAAATGAGGGAAAATTTACAGAAATTATTCTTAAAGATTTTGTCAATTCATTAAAAGAATGCAATTATATTGGTGATATAGTAGTTATCCCAAAACTTGTTGAAAATAGCAAATACATCTCTACATTATCAGAAAAGTATTATGAAAGTGATGAAGGTAAAACATTAATCAACATCATCAAAAAGTATAAGCCAAAGGTCTATTTTGAACTCCATGCATATAAAAAAGAAAATTATAAAAAATTAACAAGCAACAATAGGAAAAAAGTTCCTCCACTCATAGATATCGGAAACAATGTTCTAATAGCCTCAATCTCTCCAATTTTAAGAAAGAGATTTAGTAAAGAAGATTTTTGCATGACCATTGAGATTCCAAGCTGGAAAGTATATGAAGTCAAAGATGAGATTCTAAAGATTTTAAAAATTGGGGCTGAAAGTTTAAGAAGGGAGGAGATTATTGAAAAACTAAAGAAGATTTATCCAGAGCATATAGAGAAAGCAGAATATTTTTCAAAGAAATATAATTTAATGCTGTTTTGA
- the aroA gene encoding 3-phosphoshikimate 1-carboxyvinyltransferase, giving the protein MLIVKKTDRLEGIVKAPPSKSYTHRAVIGASLADGVSRIINPLWGADCLSSVHGCRMLGANIELDKEKDEWIVKGGELKTPDNIIDIGNSGTTLRILTSIASQIPKGYAILTGDDSIRKRPMQPLLDALKQLNIEAFSSKLDGTAPIIVKSGKIYGNVVKIRGDISSQFITSLMMLLPFNKEDTEIILTSPLKSKPYIDITLDILNKFGIKIDKTDNGFLVYGNQKYKPIDYIVEGDYSSASYLIAAGVLINSNITIENLFANSKQGDKAIINIVKEMGADIKVKKDKVIIEGEYSLKGIDVDVKDIPDLVPTIAVLGCFAEGKTEIYNGEHVRLKECDRLRACAVELKKMGADIEEKPDGLIIRGVKKLKGAKLNTYHDHRLVMAFTIAGLKAEGETIIEGEEAVKISFPNFVDVMKSLGANIEVK; this is encoded by the coding sequence TTGCTGATTGTTAAAAAAACAGATAGATTGGAAGGGATAGTTAAAGCTCCTCCTTCAAAATCTTACACTCATAGAGCAGTTATTGGAGCATCTTTAGCTGATGGAGTTAGCAGAATAATAAACCCACTTTGGGGAGCTGATTGTTTATCATCTGTTCATGGTTGTAGAATGTTGGGGGCTAATATTGAGTTAGATAAAGAAAAAGATGAATGGATTGTTAAAGGAGGAGAGTTAAAAACCCCAGATAATATCATAGATATTGGGAACAGTGGAACAACCTTAAGGATTTTAACCTCTATAGCCTCACAGATACCAAAAGGATATGCAATTTTAACTGGAGATGATTCTATAAGAAAGAGACCGATGCAACCTTTATTAGATGCCTTAAAACAGCTAAATATAGAGGCATTTTCATCAAAATTAGATGGAACTGCACCAATAATAGTTAAAAGTGGGAAAATTTATGGAAATGTGGTAAAGATTAGAGGAGACATTAGCTCTCAGTTTATAACCTCTTTGATGATGCTCCTTCCATTTAATAAAGAAGATACTGAGATAATTCTAACCTCACCACTAAAATCAAAGCCATATATTGATATAACATTGGATATATTAAATAAATTTGGAATAAAGATTGATAAAACTGATAACGGCTTTTTAGTCTATGGAAATCAGAAGTATAAACCAATAGATTATATTGTTGAGGGAGATTATTCTTCAGCTTCATACTTAATAGCTGCTGGAGTTTTAATAAACTCAAATATAACTATTGAAAACCTATTTGCCAACTCAAAGCAAGGAGATAAAGCTATAATCAATATTGTCAAAGAGATGGGAGCAGATATTAAAGTTAAAAAAGATAAAGTAATTATTGAAGGAGAATACAGCTTAAAAGGAATAGATGTTGATGTTAAAGATATTCCAGATTTAGTCCCAACAATTGCAGTTCTTGGATGCTTTGCAGAAGGAAAGACTGAGATTTACAATGGAGAACATGTTAGATTAAAGGAGTGCGATAGATTAAGAGCTTGTGCTGTTGAATTAAAAAAGATGGGTGCTGATATTGAAGAGAAACCAGATGGTTTAATTATAAGAGGAGTTAAAAAGCTAAAGGGGGCTAAGCTAAACACCTATCACGACCATAGATTGGTTATGGCATTTACTATAGCTGGTTTAAAGGCAGAAGGAGAAACAATTATTGAAGGAGAGGAGGCCGTTAAAATCTCTTTCCCAAACTTTGTTGATGTTATGAAGAGCTTAGGGGCTAATATAGAGGTAAAATAA